In a single window of the Biomphalaria glabrata chromosome 5, xgBioGlab47.1, whole genome shotgun sequence genome:
- the LOC106080129 gene encoding 5'-AMP-activated protein kinase catalytic subunit alpha-2-like isoform X1 gives MADKSGSSSAQVKIGHYILGETLGVGTFGKVKIATHQLTGHKVAVKILNRQKIKNLDVVGKIRREIQNLKLFRHPHIIKLYQVISTPTDIFMVMEHVAGGELFDYIVKHGRLKEPEARRFFQQIISGVDYCHRHMVVHRDLKPENLLLDSNTNVKIADFGLSNMMTDGEFLRTSCGSPNYAAPEVISGKLYAGPEVDIWSCGVILYALLCGTLPFDDEHVPTLFRKIKSGIFAIPDYLNKDVVSLLCHMLQVDPVKRASIKDIRETEWFKKDLPEYLFPSSADQDASIVNTEIVREICEKFNVDETEVHRALLNDNPHDQLYIAYHLILDNQLMHERVSSEYQDFYLASSPPPESFNMASSPLRPHPERMPEMKNTSHTLDPVIDNKNSGHAKKAKWHLGIRSQSKPQDIMHEVYRAMKTLDYEWKIINQWHVRVRRKNPITLKYTRLSLQLYQVDQKSYLLDFKSLNNCSDPQEMSPPAFSTSPCSSASMLSIDDRMDTDEENGGQVHQTLEFFEMCASLICALAR, from the exons ATGGCGGACAAAAGTGGGTCGTCCTCGGCCCAAGTGAAAATTGGACATTACATATTGGGCGAAACACTTGGTGTTGGCACTTTTGGGAAAGTCAAAa TTGCAACACATCAATTAACTGGTCATAAAGTTGCTGTGAAAATCCTTaacagacaaaaaataaaaaatctcgaTGTTGTTGGAAAAATTCGGAGGGAAATTCAGAATCTCAAGCTGTTTCGGCATCCACACATTATTAAATt ATATCAAGTAATCTCAACACCAACTGATATCTTCATGGTGATGGAACATGTGGCAGGTGGTGAACTGTTTGATTACATTGTTAAACATGGAAGG cTCAAGGAACCAGAAGCGAGACGATTCTTCCAGCAAATTATTTCTGGAGTTGATTACTGCCACAGGCACATGGTAGTCCACAGAGATCTCAAGCCAGAAAATCTTTTATTAGATTCCAACACCAATGTCAAAATAGCAGATTTTg GCTTGTCGAACATGATGACTGATGGTGAATTTCTACGCACAAGTTGTGGTTCTCCAAATTATGCCGCTCCTGAGGTCATCTCTGGAAA ATTATATGCTGGTCCTGAAGTTGATATTTGGAGTTGTGGTGTCATACTGTATGCTTTACTCTGTGGCACG ctGCCGTTCGATGATGAGCATGTTCCAACATTATTTAGaaaaatcaaat CTGGTATTTTCGCCATTCCTGATTATCTGAACAAGGACGTTGTCAGCCTGCTGTGTCACATGTTGCAAGTAGATCCTGTCAAGCGAGCCTCCATCAAGGACATAAG agaaacagagtgGTTCAAGAAAGACTTACCTGAGTACCTGTTCCCTTCATCAGCAGATCAGGATGCTTCCATTGTCAATACAGAGATTGTCAGGGAAATTTGTGAG AAATTCAACGTTGATGAAACAGAAGTGCACAGGGCTCTATTGAATGACAACCCCCATGATCAGCTCTACATTGCTTATCATCTTATCCTGGACAACCAGCTGATGCATGAGAGAG TGTCAAGTGAATACCAGGACTTTTATCTAGCATCAAGTCCACCACCAGAATCATTCAACATG GCGTCTAGTCCCTTAAGGCCACACCCAGAAAGAATGCCAG AGATGAAAAATACTTCACATACCTTGGACCCAGTTATTGACAACAAGAACAGCGGCCATGCTAAGAAAGCGAAGTGGCATTTAG GTATCAGATCCCAAAGCAAACCCCAGGATATTATGCATGAAGTCTACAGAGCTATGAAAACACTTGATTAT GAATGGAAGATCATTAACCAGTGGCATGTGCGAGTCAGGAGAAAGAACCCAATTACTTTGAAATAT ACTCGCCTAAGCCTGCAGCTGTATCAAGTGGATCAAAAAAGTTACCTGCTGGACTTTAAGAGCTTGAACAACTGCAGCGACCCGCAGGAGATGAGTCCACCTGCCTTCTCCACCAGCCCTTGCAGCTCAGCCTCCATGCTGTCCATTGATGACCGCATGGACACAGATGAGGAGAATGGGGGTCAGGTACACCAGACACTAGAGTTTTTTGAGATGTGTGCCAGCCTCATCTGTGCCCTGGCACGATAG
- the LOC106080129 gene encoding 5'-AMP-activated protein kinase catalytic subunit alpha-2-like isoform X2, which produces MADKSGSSSAQVKIGHYILGETLGVGTFGKVKIATHQLTGHKVAVKILNRQKIKNLDVVGKIRREIQNLKLFRHPHIIKLYQVISTPTDIFMVMEHVAGGELFDYIVKHGRLKEPEARRFFQQIISGVDYCHRHMVVHRDLKPENLLLDSNTNVKIADFGLSNMMTDGEFLRTSCGSPNYAAPEVISGKLYAGPEVDIWSCGVILYALLCGTLPFDDEHVPTLFRKIKSGIFAIPDYLNKDVVSLLCHMLQVDPVKRASIKDIRETEWFKKDLPEYLFPSSADQDASIVNTEIVREICEKFNVDETEVHRALLNDNPHDQLYIAYHLILDNQLMHERVSSEYQDFYLASSPPPESFNMASSPLRPHPERMPGIRSQSKPQDIMHEVYRAMKTLDYEWKIINQWHVRVRRKNPITLKYTRLSLQLYQVDQKSYLLDFKSLNNCSDPQEMSPPAFSTSPCSSASMLSIDDRMDTDEENGGQVHQTLEFFEMCASLICALAR; this is translated from the exons ATGGCGGACAAAAGTGGGTCGTCCTCGGCCCAAGTGAAAATTGGACATTACATATTGGGCGAAACACTTGGTGTTGGCACTTTTGGGAAAGTCAAAa TTGCAACACATCAATTAACTGGTCATAAAGTTGCTGTGAAAATCCTTaacagacaaaaaataaaaaatctcgaTGTTGTTGGAAAAATTCGGAGGGAAATTCAGAATCTCAAGCTGTTTCGGCATCCACACATTATTAAATt ATATCAAGTAATCTCAACACCAACTGATATCTTCATGGTGATGGAACATGTGGCAGGTGGTGAACTGTTTGATTACATTGTTAAACATGGAAGG cTCAAGGAACCAGAAGCGAGACGATTCTTCCAGCAAATTATTTCTGGAGTTGATTACTGCCACAGGCACATGGTAGTCCACAGAGATCTCAAGCCAGAAAATCTTTTATTAGATTCCAACACCAATGTCAAAATAGCAGATTTTg GCTTGTCGAACATGATGACTGATGGTGAATTTCTACGCACAAGTTGTGGTTCTCCAAATTATGCCGCTCCTGAGGTCATCTCTGGAAA ATTATATGCTGGTCCTGAAGTTGATATTTGGAGTTGTGGTGTCATACTGTATGCTTTACTCTGTGGCACG ctGCCGTTCGATGATGAGCATGTTCCAACATTATTTAGaaaaatcaaat CTGGTATTTTCGCCATTCCTGATTATCTGAACAAGGACGTTGTCAGCCTGCTGTGTCACATGTTGCAAGTAGATCCTGTCAAGCGAGCCTCCATCAAGGACATAAG agaaacagagtgGTTCAAGAAAGACTTACCTGAGTACCTGTTCCCTTCATCAGCAGATCAGGATGCTTCCATTGTCAATACAGAGATTGTCAGGGAAATTTGTGAG AAATTCAACGTTGATGAAACAGAAGTGCACAGGGCTCTATTGAATGACAACCCCCATGATCAGCTCTACATTGCTTATCATCTTATCCTGGACAACCAGCTGATGCATGAGAGAG TGTCAAGTGAATACCAGGACTTTTATCTAGCATCAAGTCCACCACCAGAATCATTCAACATG GCGTCTAGTCCCTTAAGGCCACACCCAGAAAGAATGCCAG GTATCAGATCCCAAAGCAAACCCCAGGATATTATGCATGAAGTCTACAGAGCTATGAAAACACTTGATTAT GAATGGAAGATCATTAACCAGTGGCATGTGCGAGTCAGGAGAAAGAACCCAATTACTTTGAAATAT ACTCGCCTAAGCCTGCAGCTGTATCAAGTGGATCAAAAAAGTTACCTGCTGGACTTTAAGAGCTTGAACAACTGCAGCGACCCGCAGGAGATGAGTCCACCTGCCTTCTCCACCAGCCCTTGCAGCTCAGCCTCCATGCTGTCCATTGATGACCGCATGGACACAGATGAGGAGAATGGGGGTCAGGTACACCAGACACTAGAGTTTTTTGAGATGTGTGCCAGCCTCATCTGTGCCCTGGCACGATAG